One Armatimonadota bacterium genomic window carries:
- a CDS encoding transcription elongation factor GreA encodes MSEAELILDQGSTIFLTSEGYASLRTELARLTGETRAEIAERIRESQQHGEFSEDNSELDQVKTEQAFVENRIAELKSILSHAAELVPDNIPVDHVGIGSVVKIEDLEYGDTFEVRVVSSIEADPDKDYLSSESPMGTALFGGQPGETVSFEAPDGIKKFKIHAITR; translated from the coding sequence ATGAGTGAAGCGGAACTAATTCTAGACCAGGGTTCAACGATCTTTCTAACCTCAGAAGGATACGCCTCCTTGCGCACGGAGCTAGCACGTTTGACCGGTGAGACCCGAGCCGAAATTGCCGAGCGCATCCGAGAAAGTCAGCAGCACGGCGAGTTCAGCGAGGACAACTCCGAGCTGGACCAAGTCAAGACCGAGCAGGCTTTCGTCGAAAATCGGATCGCGGAGTTGAAGTCCATTCTCAGCCACGCGGCTGAACTGGTGCCGGATAACATCCCCGTCGACCACGTCGGAATCGGATCCGTCGTCAAAATCGAAGACCTCGAATATGGCGACACCTTCGAGGTACGGGTCGTTTCGTCGATCGAAGCCGACCCCGATAAGGACTATCTCAGCTCCGAATCGCCCATGGGAACTGCCCTCTTTGGCGGCCAACCGGGCGAAACCGTCAGCTTCGAAGCTCCTGACGGCATCAAGAAGTTCAAAATCCACGCGATAACCCGCTAG
- the recJ gene encoding single-stranded-DNA-specific exonuclease RecJ encodes MLTSSTGKRWVLPDIDPVAVEKLVKDLGIHRLTAKVLVQRGYTSPAQAERFLNPSLDDLGEPELLPDYRKAVDEILRAKESGDLIFVHGDYDVDGVTSAAIFDRFLKKIGCNAHTHVPHRTKEGYGINMALVHEAKERGAKVFLTCDCGIGAHDQVEAALAHGMRVVVTDHHELKETLPNAQAVVNPHRSDSRYPFSDLSGAGVVFRLCEGIARELDPKSVDSYRRNYLDLAALGTIADVMPLIGDNRIIAKFGLERLSESKKKGLMALKEVSEIKGRVASYDVGFKLGPRLNAAGRIDDAALALQLLLAEDDKVARDLALELDRHNTDRRMVQDQMIEEAVALVESLPSLPNALLIFKEDWHPGVVGIVAGKLKEKFNRPAFVGCIEPESGKGKASGRSIPGLNLAAMIQNYPAIVSGGGHAMAAGIAFDLNNVDVISQAFNQYVAQLLKPEDFVPAIELTADVDNEEIDFGILEELEKLQPFGMANPKPVFYASGVTLNSVRAMGDGSHANLTLLTDSKRTYRGVAFGMYDTFSGLQQGAKTDLVFEPQINEYQGNRTIQWRIADVRPLQQAELLL; translated from the coding sequence ATGTTGACTTCCTCCACTGGCAAAAGATGGGTTCTCCCGGATATCGATCCGGTTGCCGTCGAAAAGTTGGTGAAGGACCTCGGAATCCATCGCCTCACCGCCAAAGTCTTGGTTCAGCGTGGCTACACGAGTCCCGCCCAGGCCGAGCGATTCCTGAATCCGTCCCTCGACGACCTCGGCGAACCCGAACTCCTTCCCGACTACCGCAAGGCCGTCGATGAAATCCTCCGCGCCAAGGAATCCGGCGATCTGATCTTCGTCCACGGCGACTACGACGTCGATGGGGTCACCTCCGCCGCCATATTCGACCGATTCCTCAAGAAGATCGGTTGCAATGCCCACACCCACGTCCCCCACCGCACCAAAGAAGGCTACGGCATCAACATGGCGCTGGTCCACGAAGCCAAAGAGCGCGGCGCGAAGGTCTTCCTCACGTGTGACTGCGGTATCGGTGCCCACGACCAGGTCGAAGCCGCCCTTGCCCACGGCATGCGGGTTGTCGTCACCGACCACCACGAACTCAAAGAAACCCTCCCCAACGCTCAAGCCGTCGTCAACCCCCACCGATCCGATTCGCGCTATCCTTTCAGCGACCTCAGCGGCGCCGGCGTCGTCTTCCGACTCTGCGAGGGCATTGCGCGGGAACTCGACCCCAAGTCGGTGGACAGCTACCGCCGAAACTATCTTGATCTCGCCGCCCTCGGCACCATCGCCGACGTCATGCCTCTCATCGGCGACAACCGCATCATTGCCAAGTTCGGCCTTGAACGGCTATCCGAATCCAAAAAGAAAGGGCTCATGGCGCTCAAAGAGGTTTCCGAGATCAAGGGGCGCGTGGCATCCTACGATGTTGGCTTCAAGCTCGGCCCGCGCCTCAATGCCGCCGGTCGAATCGACGACGCCGCCCTCGCCCTCCAGCTTCTCCTCGCCGAAGACGACAAAGTCGCCCGCGATCTGGCCCTCGAACTCGACCGCCACAACACCGATCGCCGAATGGTCCAGGACCAGATGATCGAAGAGGCCGTCGCCCTCGTCGAATCCCTGCCTTCCCTTCCCAACGCCCTGCTCATCTTCAAGGAGGATTGGCACCCCGGCGTCGTAGGCATAGTCGCCGGCAAACTCAAAGAGAAGTTCAATCGCCCCGCCTTCGTCGGTTGCATCGAACCCGAATCAGGCAAAGGCAAAGCCTCCGGCCGCTCTATTCCCGGTCTCAACCTCGCGGCGATGATCCAAAACTACCCGGCGATCGTCTCCGGTGGAGGCCACGCCATGGCCGCAGGGATCGCCTTCGACCTTAACAATGTCGATGTCATCAGCCAGGCCTTCAATCAGTACGTAGCTCAACTCCTCAAGCCGGAAGATTTCGTGCCCGCCATCGAGCTCACCGCTGATGTGGACAACGAAGAAATCGACTTCGGCATCCTCGAAGAGTTGGAAAAGCTTCAGCCATTCGGCATGGCCAACCCAAAGCCGGTGTTCTACGCTTCTGGGGTCACGCTCAATTCAGTTCGCGCGATGGGAGATGGCAGCCATGCCAACCTCACCTTGCTGACCGATTCCAAACGAACCTATCGCGGCGTTGCCTTTGGCATGTACGACACGTTCAGCGGTCTCCAGCAAGGTGCCAAGACCGACCTCGTGTTCGAGCCTCAGATCAATGAATATCAGGGGAATCGGACGATCCAATGGCGGATTGCTGACGTAAGACCTCTTCAGCAAGCTGAGCTCCTACTGTAA
- a CDS encoding homoserine O-acetyltransferase has translation MIDPALFQENERTAPSADERMFADVGALDCECGQRLESVTVAYETWGSLNADRSNAVLICHALSGDAHAIGWWDRLIGPGKAFDTDRYFVIGTNALGGCQGTTGPASLAPDGKPYGSRFPMITIGDMVDVQARLMDQLGISQLLCVAGGSMGGMQALEWTVRYPERVRKAFVTASCARHSPMQIAINEVGRQAILRDPHYRGGDYYDGEPPANGLSVARMIGHISFLSNAAFESKFSRRLQDKAAFDMTFGVEFQVESYLSYQGDKFTKRFDPNSLLHLTRAIDYYDWTGVDRAKAEFLFVSYTSDWLYTPEQSSELYRMTRGAGKRASYYDIDLPYGHDAFLLDGELQAAHLREFLAS, from the coding sequence ATGATTGATCCAGCCCTCTTCCAAGAAAACGAACGTACCGCCCCATCCGCCGACGAAAGGATGTTTGCCGATGTTGGTGCGTTGGACTGCGAGTGCGGCCAACGCCTGGAGTCGGTGACCGTTGCCTACGAGACGTGGGGAAGCCTTAATGCCGACCGAAGCAATGCGGTGCTGATCTGCCACGCCTTGAGCGGGGACGCGCACGCGATCGGGTGGTGGGATCGGCTCATCGGGCCCGGGAAGGCGTTTGACACAGATCGGTATTTCGTCATAGGTACCAATGCGCTCGGCGGCTGCCAGGGCACGACCGGTCCGGCTTCATTGGCTCCCGACGGAAAGCCGTACGGCTCGCGATTTCCCATGATCACCATTGGCGACATGGTGGACGTGCAGGCGCGGCTCATGGACCAACTCGGCATTTCGCAACTGCTGTGTGTGGCGGGCGGGTCGATGGGTGGCATGCAGGCGCTGGAGTGGACGGTGCGCTATCCTGAGCGGGTTCGAAAGGCCTTTGTGACGGCGTCGTGTGCACGGCATTCGCCGATGCAGATCGCCATCAACGAGGTTGGGCGGCAGGCGATCCTGCGTGATCCTCACTATCGAGGCGGGGATTATTACGACGGAGAGCCTCCAGCGAATGGCCTGAGCGTGGCGCGGATGATCGGGCACATTTCGTTTTTAAGCAACGCGGCGTTCGAGTCCAAGTTTTCTCGGCGACTGCAGGACAAGGCGGCGTTCGACATGACGTTTGGTGTCGAGTTTCAGGTGGAGAGCTACCTCAGCTATCAGGGCGACAAGTTTACGAAGCGGTTCGACCCAAATTCACTCCTGCACCTGACGCGGGCGATCGATTATTACGACTGGACGGGTGTGGATCGGGCGAAGGCGGAGTTCCTGTTCGTTTCGTACACGTCGGACTGGTTGTATACACCGGAACAGTCGAGCGAACTGTATCGCATGACGAGGGGGGCGGGCAAGCGGGCTTCGTACTATGACATTGACCTTCCTTACGGGCATGATGCTTTCCTCTTGGACGGTGAGCTTCAAGCGGCGCACCTGCGGGAATTTCTGGCGAGCTAA
- a CDS encoding VOC family protein, translating to MAGKSIAPYLVVDDANAAIAWYEKALGATKIDVSYVPDSEKVMNAQLMLGSTLFMLNDEFPDYGSVGPKKMGGSCVTMHINSDDVDVDWNRIVDAGGEVVMPLDDMFWGMRYGMFKDPFGHKWSIGQQTSNPTKEEMVAAMKSM from the coding sequence ATGGCTGGAAAATCTATTGCTCCATATCTCGTCGTCGACGATGCCAATGCGGCCATTGCCTGGTACGAGAAAGCTCTCGGCGCGACGAAAATCGACGTATCGTATGTTCCCGACAGCGAGAAAGTTATGAACGCCCAACTCATGTTGGGTTCGACTTTGTTCATGCTCAATGATGAATTTCCTGACTACGGTTCGGTTGGGCCGAAGAAGATGGGTGGTTCTTGTGTGACCATGCACATCAATTCCGACGACGTGGACGTGGATTGGAATCGAATTGTCGATGCGGGCGGGGAAGTCGTGATGCCGCTGGACGACATGTTTTGGGGCATGCGCTACGGCATGTTCAAGGACCCGTTCGGACACAAATGGTCCATCGGCCAGCAAACATCGAATCCGACCAAAGAAGAGATGGTGGCAGCTATGAAGTCGATGTAG
- a CDS encoding PilT/PilU family type 4a pilus ATPase, with translation MFDANSLTLVQLCEMGFEKGSSDVMVKGERKPAMKLHSSVYELHPDLPAIDPVNAKRMIYDVMNERQKKIFEECFEMDLAFEVPGKCRVRCNIYMAKGCPAVVMRTIPFKIRSLEELGMPSVLGELTRHKMGLILVTGPTGSGKTTTLAAMLDIVNRERPCHLVTIEDPLEYVHFDKQAYVSQREVGIDTMDFQPALRAALREAPDVILVGEMRDTTTMGAALQAGETGHLVFSTVHTSSAYETMDRIINMFPPHEKQHLCQRMANSLRAIIAQKLVPTADGNGRVCAAEILICTPTVTKAIEDGHFSDLYQHMNEGTYWGMQTMNQSLLKYVRAGIITEEVAIHNAGVASELKQMLRR, from the coding sequence ATGTTTGACGCAAATTCTCTCACGCTAGTACAGCTCTGCGAAATGGGCTTCGAAAAGGGCTCATCGGACGTTATGGTTAAGGGCGAACGAAAACCAGCTATGAAGCTTCATAGCTCGGTCTACGAACTTCACCCTGATCTACCAGCTATCGACCCGGTTAATGCGAAGAGAATGATCTATGACGTGATGAACGAGCGTCAGAAGAAGATTTTCGAAGAATGCTTTGAAATGGACCTCGCGTTCGAAGTTCCGGGCAAGTGCCGCGTTCGCTGCAATATCTATATGGCGAAGGGTTGTCCGGCCGTCGTTATGCGAACGATTCCGTTTAAGATCCGAAGTCTCGAAGAATTGGGCATGCCGAGCGTTCTCGGCGAACTGACCCGCCACAAGATGGGCCTGATTCTCGTTACGGGTCCTACGGGTTCCGGTAAGACAACGACGCTGGCGGCGATGTTGGACATCGTCAACCGCGAGCGACCCTGCCACCTGGTCACCATCGAAGACCCGCTCGAGTACGTCCACTTCGACAAGCAGGCGTACGTCAGCCAGCGCGAAGTCGGCATCGATACCATGGACTTCCAGCCGGCGCTTCGTGCCGCTCTTCGTGAAGCTCCCGACGTCATCCTCGTTGGTGAAATGCGCGATACCACGACCATGGGCGCGGCCCTCCAGGCCGGTGAAACGGGCCACTTGGTTTTCTCCACGGTTCACACGTCCAGCGCCTATGAGACGATGGACCGAATCATCAACATGTTCCCGCCGCACGAAAAGCAGCACCTCTGCCAACGAATGGCGAACTCCCTCCGCGCAATCATTGCCCAGAAGCTGGTTCCGACGGCCGATGGAAACGGACGCGTTTGCGCGGCTGAAATTCTGATTTGTACTCCGACGGTTACGAAGGCTATTGAAGACGGCCACTTCAGCGACCTGTATCAGCACATGAACGAAGGCACCTATTGGGGCATGCAGACCATGAACCAAAGCCTTCTGAAGTATGTGCGTGCGGGCATCATTACTGAAGAAGTTGCTATCCATAATGCCGGTGTTGCTTCTGAATTGAAGCAAATGCTTCGAAGATAA
- the nusG gene encoding transcription termination/antitermination factor NusG, which yields MPKSWYAVHTIAGHENKVRDVLTRRAQVEGLWDYDIFEILIPTEKELHTRNGKRVEKDRKVFPGYILVNMMLTDDAFKLVKSTSGVTGFVQSGNKPIPLENYEVTRIMSNLEASQEAPKVAWNKGENIRVVAGPFSDFSGKIEEVSTEKEKLKVLINIFGRDTPVELDFDQVEKL from the coding sequence ATGCCAAAATCTTGGTACGCAGTTCACACCATTGCCGGACATGAGAATAAGGTTCGCGACGTTCTGACGCGACGAGCTCAGGTCGAAGGGCTGTGGGACTATGACATTTTCGAAATCCTGATCCCCACGGAAAAGGAACTTCACACGAGAAACGGAAAGCGAGTCGAAAAGGATCGAAAGGTCTTCCCCGGCTACATCCTCGTCAACATGATGCTCACCGACGACGCTTTCAAGCTGGTCAAATCTACCAGCGGCGTCACTGGGTTCGTCCAGTCCGGCAACAAGCCGATCCCGCTGGAGAACTACGAAGTCACCCGCATCATGTCCAACCTTGAGGCCAGCCAAGAGGCGCCGAAGGTTGCGTGGAACAAGGGCGAGAATATTCGCGTCGTAGCGGGACCGTTCAGCGATTTCAGCGGCAAGATCGAAGAAGTCAGCACCGAAAAGGAGAAGCTGAAGGTTCTCATCAACATCTTCGGACGCGACACCCCCGTCGAACTCGACTTCGACCAAGTCGAAAAACTTTAG
- a CDS encoding GNAT family N-acetyltransferase: MIAHPKSNPPTLIGKHVRLRPVVASDAATFASITPIETFRYYVTSIPTEQSEAGFEPFVGFMLNSPITLGFACELLETGQVVGSSCYLDIRPEDDHVEIGMTWYAPEWRGTFVNPECKLLLLGYAFEQLGCAKVTIKCDNRNEHSKAAIQKLGAVYEGTLRKHRLNQFGEMRDTAYYGILREEWPAVKAGLEERLIKYES, encoded by the coding sequence ATGATCGCGCACCCCAAGTCGAATCCGCCCACGCTCATCGGTAAGCACGTTCGGCTCCGACCCGTCGTTGCGTCGGACGCCGCTACCTTCGCGTCGATCACTCCGATCGAGACGTTTCGCTACTACGTGACTTCCATCCCGACCGAACAGTCGGAAGCCGGGTTCGAACCCTTCGTCGGGTTCATGCTCAATTCGCCCATTACGCTGGGCTTCGCTTGCGAACTCCTCGAAACCGGCCAAGTCGTCGGCTCCTCCTGCTACCTCGACATTCGTCCCGAAGACGACCATGTCGAAATCGGAATGACCTGGTACGCCCCCGAATGGCGGGGCACGTTCGTCAATCCCGAATGCAAACTCTTGCTCCTGGGCTACGCTTTCGAGCAGTTGGGTTGCGCCAAAGTCACGATCAAGTGCGACAACCGTAACGAGCACTCCAAAGCCGCGATACAGAAGCTTGGCGCCGTGTACGAAGGCACCCTCCGCAAGCACCGTCTCAATCAATTCGGCGAGATGCGCGACACCGCCTATTACGGCATCTTGCGAGAAGAGTGGCCCGCCGTCAAAGCTGGCTTGGAAGAGAGGCTAATAAAGTATGAGTCTTGA
- the secE gene encoding preprotein translocase subunit SecE has protein sequence MSEQTSRSLPIPKAKRGVKSFFEGVKREMRKVTWPTYQETNRLFGVVVVVCLLLIVMMTGLGYVFDTLIGLIIKTGGK, from the coding sequence ATGTCGGAACAAACTTCTAGGTCGTTACCCATTCCAAAGGCGAAGCGGGGCGTGAAATCCTTTTTCGAGGGTGTCAAGCGCGAAATGCGGAAGGTAACGTGGCCTACCTACCAGGAAACCAACCGTCTGTTTGGCGTCGTCGTTGTGGTTTGTCTTCTGCTTATCGTGATGATGACCGGACTCGGTTACGTCTTTGATACCTTGATCGGCCTTATCATCAAAACCGGGGGCAAATAA
- a CDS encoding PilT/PilU family type 4a pilus ATPase — MALPIDDLLRDLVEKDASDLHLKAGAAPYMRIRGNLVRLDVPPVSAEEHNNRLYSILNEERRHRLETIKEVDLSYNVPGLARFRVNMFWQRGNIGAVFRVIPFNIRTIDELGLPQICKQIALLQRGLVLVTGPTGSGKSTSLAAMINHVNHAKRCHIMTIEDPIEYVHKDNISIINQRELSTDTHSFSHALKHVLRQNPDIILVGEMRDLETIQLAITAAETGHLVLSTLHTVDAAQTIDRIVDVFEPDQQSQVRTQLSVTLQAVISQTLIPHKKGAGRVAAFEVMIATPSIRNMIRDGKTHQLPTDIQTGTQYGMQSLDGHLLKLVEQGEIEYEDALAKSSNVFEFQHRAQQHGLIGGGSLAVR, encoded by the coding sequence TTGGCGTTACCCATCGATGATCTGTTGCGCGATCTGGTCGAGAAGGATGCTTCGGATCTGCATCTGAAGGCGGGGGCAGCCCCGTACATGCGGATACGAGGCAATCTCGTCCGTTTGGACGTGCCTCCGGTCAGCGCCGAAGAACATAATAACCGCCTCTACAGCATCCTTAATGAGGAACGACGGCACCGCCTTGAGACCATTAAGGAAGTTGATCTCAGCTACAACGTTCCGGGGCTGGCTCGGTTCCGCGTCAACATGTTTTGGCAGCGGGGCAACATCGGCGCGGTCTTCCGCGTGATCCCGTTCAACATTCGCACCATCGATGAGTTGGGTCTGCCGCAGATTTGTAAGCAGATCGCGCTCCTCCAACGCGGCTTGGTGTTGGTGACGGGCCCAACCGGCTCGGGTAAATCGACTTCTTTGGCGGCGATGATCAACCATGTGAACCACGCAAAGCGGTGCCACATCATGACCATCGAGGACCCAATCGAGTATGTCCACAAGGACAATATTTCGATCATCAACCAGCGAGAACTCTCAACCGACACCCATTCGTTCTCGCACGCGCTGAAGCACGTTTTGCGGCAGAATCCGGACATCATCCTCGTTGGTGAAATGCGCGATCTGGAGACGATTCAACTCGCAATTACGGCGGCGGAGACCGGTCACCTTGTGCTTTCAACACTCCACACGGTGGACGCGGCGCAGACCATCGACCGAATTGTGGATGTGTTTGAGCCGGACCAACAGTCCCAGGTACGCACTCAGCTTTCGGTTACACTTCAGGCGGTGATCTCGCAGACGCTGATACCGCATAAGAAGGGCGCGGGGCGGGTTGCCGCTTTCGAGGTGATGATCGCAACGCCATCGATCCGAAATATGATTCGGGACGGAAAGACACACCAGCTTCCGACCGATATTCAGACGGGCACACAATACGGGATGCAGTCCCTTGACGGGCACCTTCTCAAGCTTGTCGAACAAGGCGAAATCGAATATGAAGATGCGTTGGCGAAGTCTTCCAACGTCTTCGAATTCCAACATCGCGCCCAACAACACGGCTTGATCGGAGGTGGCTCGCTTGCAGTCCGTTGA
- a CDS encoding PDZ domain-containing protein — translation MLLLAASLVLAGAQSGVKSLPPSESALWARLRPSLAVISQNGQALGPAVFISQDGYAVANSLVVQRGAEDIITSNGLTYKFKVEANDGASQLCLVKTTTLPAGITTVSPADASDGVSGPIIAVMPSGVLRAELTGGEKIGVDQQTKRTFPISEVRVEQSALQMGGALLFSQNGHLIGALFAALAQGNAQKDGPSAQGQVYQNNSRGQQFPVTNQAANRNVLGPQSMVVAYTPTWEVTSKAISGFLSPEKKPHYGVLGVFVVDSKTTGVEITSVQKGTGADAAGLQVGDVIIGIDGTPIRNQIDFSRAIYRLQPGSVVIVSIQRQGLTQTKTVTVGAQLAEEVLRQQSAIGSSDSPDIH, via the coding sequence ATGTTGTTATTGGCGGCTAGTTTAGTATTGGCGGGCGCGCAGAGCGGCGTCAAGTCGCTTCCTCCTTCGGAGTCGGCGCTTTGGGCGCGACTGCGGCCCTCTCTAGCGGTGATCTCACAGAACGGTCAAGCGTTAGGACCAGCCGTCTTTATCTCTCAGGACGGGTATGCCGTGGCCAACTCGCTGGTGGTCCAGCGGGGGGCGGAGGACATTATCACCTCCAACGGCCTCACCTACAAGTTTAAGGTCGAAGCGAACGACGGAGCTTCTCAGCTCTGCCTCGTGAAGACGACAACCCTACCGGCGGGTATTACAACGGTGAGTCCGGCGGATGCTTCAGATGGAGTATCGGGGCCTATCATCGCGGTCATGCCGTCAGGCGTGCTTCGGGCAGAGTTGACGGGCGGCGAGAAGATCGGCGTCGACCAGCAGACGAAGCGAACGTTTCCGATTTCCGAAGTTCGGGTCGAGCAATCGGCCCTGCAAATGGGCGGCGCGTTGCTGTTCAGTCAGAACGGACACCTGATCGGCGCTCTGTTTGCAGCTTTGGCGCAAGGCAACGCTCAGAAAGACGGTCCGAGCGCGCAGGGGCAGGTTTACCAAAACAATTCGCGAGGTCAGCAATTTCCCGTTACCAATCAAGCGGCCAACCGTAACGTCTTGGGCCCCCAGAGCATGGTGGTGGCCTATACGCCAACCTGGGAAGTGACGAGCAAGGCGATTTCGGGCTTTTTGAGTCCGGAGAAGAAGCCGCACTACGGCGTGCTGGGCGTGTTCGTTGTAGACAGCAAAACGACGGGTGTGGAGATTACGTCCGTTCAGAAGGGAACTGGCGCGGATGCCGCGGGCCTACAAGTGGGCGACGTGATCATCGGAATCGACGGGACACCGATCCGCAACCAGATCGACTTTTCGCGAGCCATCTATCGGCTCCAGCCGGGAAGCGTGGTGATCGTTTCGATCCAGCGCCAGGGATTGACGCAAACCAAGACGGTTACAGTAGGAGCTCAGCTTGCTGAAGAGGTCTTACGTCAGCAATCCGCCATTGGATCGTCCGATTCCCCTGATATTCATTGA
- a CDS encoding PilT/PilU family type 4a pilus ATPase, giving the protein MARLQSVEFYLRRCVEIGGSDVHFKTDSGHVYIRVNGDLQLVEADPFHNREFRSELFKLLKPEQRELYENDLELDFAIEVEGVSRFRGNVYQQRGYTQAAFRVIPYEIQTMEDLRLPGAAYDFIERPRGLVLMTGPAGSGKSTSLAAMIDKINRTHQLHIVTVEDPIEFVHSDIQALVNQRELGNDTNSFANALKYVLRQDPDVILVGEMRDLETIHLAITAAETGHLVFGTLHTVDAVQTVDRIVDVFPTHQQQQVRMQLSVNLVGVISQTLLRRSDGRGRVAAFETLVATGAVRNLIRENKTFQISSLIQTGGRAKMQSLDQNMAKLVEMGIVTYEEAKSRAKDPAEFERLVNLATPAGPSTTPANKDSQQVKAPPAPPGVRGAQFRPGYQSK; this is encoded by the coding sequence GTGGCTCGCTTGCAGTCCGTTGAGTTTTACTTACGGCGATGCGTCGAGATCGGCGGGTCCGACGTCCATTTCAAGACCGACTCCGGGCACGTTTACATTCGCGTGAACGGCGACTTGCAGTTGGTTGAAGCAGACCCTTTTCATAACCGCGAGTTTCGGAGCGAGCTTTTCAAGCTCCTGAAGCCGGAGCAGCGAGAGCTTTACGAAAACGATCTGGAGCTTGACTTTGCGATCGAGGTGGAAGGGGTTTCTCGCTTCCGCGGCAACGTGTACCAACAACGTGGTTATACGCAGGCGGCGTTCCGAGTGATTCCTTACGAAATCCAGACGATGGAGGACTTGCGACTGCCAGGGGCGGCGTACGACTTTATCGAACGGCCGCGAGGTCTGGTGTTGATGACGGGACCGGCGGGTTCGGGTAAATCGACTTCGTTGGCGGCGATGATCGACAAGATCAACCGTACTCACCAGCTTCACATCGTAACCGTCGAGGACCCGATCGAATTTGTCCACTCCGATATTCAGGCGCTCGTAAACCAGCGCGAACTGGGCAACGATACGAATTCGTTTGCGAATGCGCTGAAATACGTTCTGCGTCAGGACCCGGACGTGATCCTCGTTGGTGAGATGCGCGACCTTGAGACGATCCACCTGGCGATTACGGCGGCGGAAACCGGACACTTGGTGTTCGGCACCCTGCATACGGTCGATGCGGTTCAAACCGTCGATCGAATCGTCGATGTGTTCCCGACGCACCAGCAACAGCAGGTGCGAATGCAGCTTTCGGTCAACTTGGTCGGCGTGATTTCGCAGACGCTCTTGCGGCGGTCGGATGGCCGAGGCCGCGTGGCGGCGTTTGAGACGCTGGTGGCGACCGGTGCGGTGCGAAACCTTATCCGCGAAAACAAGACTTTCCAAATCAGCTCGCTGATCCAAACCGGTGGGCGAGCCAAAATGCAGTCGCTGGACCAGAACATGGCGAAGCTGGTCGAAATGGGCATCGTCACGTACGAAGAAGCGAAGTCCCGAGCGAAGGACCCAGCCGAGTTTGAGCGACTGGTGAACCTGGCGACCCCGGCAGGGCCGAGCACGACCCCAGCCAATAAAGATTCGCAACAAGTCAAGGCGCCGCCCGCGCCGCCCGGAGTCCGAGGCGCACAATTTCGGCCAGGTTATCAATCTAAATGA
- a CDS encoding GNAT family N-acetyltransferase: MSLELRSPTQAELHLVAGFIRELAEYEKLAHECVITEELLDEALFGPRPYAETLLAFADGVPVGFCLFFHNFSTFLGKPGLYLEDLYIKPEHRNRGYGKVMLSHLAQLALDRGCGRFEWSVLDWNEPSIAFYRKIGAVPLDEWTVQRVTGQALIDLATSTS; this comes from the coding sequence ATGAGTCTTGAGCTTCGCTCACCAACCCAAGCCGAACTTCACCTCGTCGCCGGCTTCATTCGCGAACTGGCCGAATACGAAAAGCTCGCCCACGAGTGCGTCATCACCGAGGAGCTTTTGGACGAAGCGCTCTTCGGTCCTCGCCCCTACGCCGAAACACTTCTCGCGTTCGCCGATGGCGTCCCCGTCGGCTTCTGTCTCTTCTTCCACAACTTCTCGACCTTCCTCGGCAAGCCCGGCCTATACCTCGAGGACCTTTACATTAAGCCCGAGCACCGCAACCGCGGCTATGGAAAGGTCATGCTGAGCCACCTCGCCCAGTTGGCTCTCGACCGCGGCTGCGGCCGGTTCGAATGGTCCGTCCTCGATTGGAACGAACCATCCATCGCCTTCTATCGAAAAATCGGAGCCGTGCCGTTGGACGAATGGACCGTCCAACGTGTCACCGGACAAGCCCTCATCGATCTCGCTACATCGACTTCATAG